A window of Gambusia affinis linkage group LG03, SWU_Gaff_1.0, whole genome shotgun sequence contains these coding sequences:
- the ccl27b gene encoding C-C motif chemokine 27b, whose protein sequence is MELKVVFLVVSLMTLAIISTDAFIPKCCIKTRSIPRERLRRVERWEFQSSNGACDIDALVVYIKGQRKPSCADPKYEKLLQMVIEWKTRKDNKHRKQ, encoded by the exons ATGGAGCTAAAGGTCGTCTTCCTGGTTGTCTCTCTGATGACTTTGGCCATCATCTCCACTGACG cttTCATCCCGAAGTGCTGCATCAAAACAAGAAGTATCCCCCGTGAGAGGCTTAGGAGGGTTGAACGATGGGAGTTCCAGAGCAGCAATGGAGCATGTGACATTGATGCTCTCGT AGTGTACATAAAGGGCCAGCGGAAACCGTCATGTGCTGacccaaaatatgaaaaattgctGCAGATGGTGATCGAGTGGAAAACAAGGAAAGACAACAAACATAGGAAACAATGA